The following are encoded together in the Chitinispirillales bacterium genome:
- a CDS encoding HDOD domain-containing protein, with product MSSKSERIKNIASKVGNLPILPTVVAKMIDLADDPETQTETLARLISNDQSLTARILKAANSAYYGLSREISTVDTAIVVMGYKAVKEIGLSLSVVDSLKNMGSINRFDIQKYWEHCLGVGTAAKEIAKKYLSTDAGELYVAGLLHDIGKTILIQYAQQDFYSVLDYMEQENISCFEAEEQILGITHGEIGYIIADRWNLPVKIGMIIRHHHYPQNAPKNFTAEAAIIDTADTLCHNLNIGNANHRVNKNINPQIIQIFDKTNSFDASEITLIGKTLKTEIEQNELLHFTN from the coding sequence ATGTCATCAAAATCCGAAAGAATAAAAAATATTGCATCAAAAGTTGGGAATCTACCGATACTCCCAACCGTAGTAGCCAAAATGATAGATTTAGCCGATGATCCCGAAACGCAGACCGAAACGCTTGCAAGATTGATTTCCAACGACCAATCGCTAACGGCGCGAATATTAAAAGCGGCAAATTCCGCATACTACGGGCTTTCCCGCGAAATTTCTACAGTTGATACGGCAATAGTTGTCATGGGTTATAAAGCGGTAAAAGAAATAGGGCTTTCTCTTTCGGTCGTTGATTCGCTAAAAAACATGGGTTCAATAAACCGCTTTGATATCCAAAAATACTGGGAACATTGTTTAGGAGTAGGTACCGCCGCAAAAGAAATCGCTAAAAAATATCTTTCTACGGATGCCGGAGAATTGTATGTCGCCGGACTTTTACACGACATAGGAAAAACGATTTTAATTCAATATGCACAGCAGGATTTTTATAGTGTTTTGGATTACATGGAACAAGAAAACATTTCGTGTTTTGAAGCGGAAGAACAAATTTTGGGAATTACTCACGGCGAAATAGGCTACATTATCGCCGACAGGTGGAATTTACCGGTAAAAATCGGAATGATCATCCGCCATCACCATTATCCGCAAAACGCGCCGAAAAATTTTACAGCGGAAGCAGCCATTATCGATACAGCCGATACATTGTGCCATAATTTAAACATAGGCAATGCAAATCACAGAGTCAACAAAAATATAAATCCGCAAATAATTCAAATTTTTGACAAAACCAATTCGTTTGACGCCAGCGAAATCACCCTAATCGGCAAAACTCTTAAAACCGAAATCGAACAAAACGAATTATTGCATTTTACTAATTGA
- a CDS encoding FliA/WhiG family RNA polymerase sigma factor, whose translation MSNVDALWEEYKKNNSKAVKDKILAEYAGLVKYIADRVGYSLPRSVDRQDLISCGIIGLIKAVETFDPAKDIKFETFASHKIRGAILDELRSLDWVPRSVRQKSKVIQKAYSDLEEKLGRTPYDDEVCSYLDIDTEEFEKMLADSAPANVFSLDETFGKPDRDSKDISISETIEDTNSDNPLQKLGYDEVKRILKEAIITLPEKEKLVIALYHFEELTLKEIGVILDITESRVSQIHSKVMLKLRSKLQNKMKD comes from the coding sequence TAGACGCTCTTTGGGAAGAATATAAAAAAAATAACTCAAAAGCGGTAAAAGATAAAATTCTCGCCGAATACGCCGGCTTGGTAAAGTATATAGCCGACAGAGTCGGTTATTCGCTTCCAAGGTCTGTTGACAGACAGGATTTGATTAGTTGCGGAATAATCGGACTCATTAAAGCCGTTGAAACTTTTGATCCCGCCAAAGATATAAAATTTGAAACATTTGCAAGTCATAAAATACGCGGCGCGATTCTTGACGAACTGCGTTCATTGGATTGGGTTCCGCGTTCGGTTCGACAAAAATCCAAAGTAATACAAAAAGCATATTCCGATCTGGAAGAAAAATTAGGAAGAACCCCTTACGACGACGAAGTTTGCAGTTATTTGGACATAGATACCGAAGAATTTGAAAAAATGCTCGCCGATTCCGCTCCGGCAAACGTTTTTTCGCTTGACGAAACATTCGGAAAACCCGATAGAGATTCAAAAGACATCTCTATTTCAGAAACGATAGAAGACACCAATTCCGACAATCCGTTGCAGAAACTCGGTTATGACGAAGTTAAAAGAATATTGAAAGAGGCGATCATTACGCTTCCCGAAAAAGAAAAATTAGTAATCGCTTTGTATCATTTTGAGGAACTTACACTTAAAGAAATAGGTGTAATATTGGACATTACCGAATCTCGCGTAAGTCAAATTCACTCAAAAGTTATGCTAAAGTTACGTTCTAAATTGCAAAACAAAATGAAAGATTAG